From one Elusimicrobiota bacterium genomic stretch:
- a CDS encoding NAD(P)-dependent oxidoreductase, with product MKVLVTGSNGFVGSHIVEELLQNGHSVVCQVRKTSNLRWLKTLNVEYFYGDVRDEKSISEMVKGVDAIVHNAAVVRALKKESYYEVNQIATKNIIQAILKYNPNLKKIIFISSQAAMGPCKNLTPKKIGECENPVSDYGCSKLEGEKELKSLNAKIPYTILRPASVYGPRDKDFLIFFKLIKLGLVLNPFKKRYLQLLFVKDLALAAVKSLENKLTDYKTYFLAEAKPYLWKDVGKTIAEAVSRKTYILPLPDIFLRLVSFISELFSRFSGAPAVINKQKLDEMTQCFWVGDTSEFTKDCGMGFTNLKIGAKITYNWYKDNHWF from the coding sequence TTGAAAGTTTTGGTTACAGGTTCTAATGGTTTTGTCGGAAGCCACATAGTTGAAGAACTTCTTCAAAATGGCCATTCTGTTGTATGCCAAGTCCGTAAGACAAGTAATCTTAGATGGCTTAAAACCCTTAATGTAGAATATTTTTACGGCGATGTAAGAGATGAAAAAAGCATTTCTGAAATGGTTAAAGGAGTGGATGCTATTGTACATAACGCTGCCGTCGTAAGAGCGCTAAAAAAAGAATCTTATTACGAAGTGAATCAGATTGCAACCAAAAATATAATTCAAGCTATTTTAAAATATAATCCTAATCTTAAAAAAATTATTTTTATATCTTCTCAGGCAGCAATGGGGCCATGTAAAAATTTAACTCCAAAGAAAATCGGCGAATGTGAAAATCCTGTTTCAGATTACGGGTGCAGTAAGCTTGAAGGTGAAAAAGAGCTTAAGAGTTTAAATGCAAAAATTCCATATACTATTTTAAGGCCCGCATCAGTTTACGGGCCTAGAGATAAAGATTTCCTTATTTTTTTCAAGCTTATTAAATTGGGGTTAGTCTTAAACCCATTCAAGAAAAGATACCTTCAGCTTCTTTTTGTTAAAGACCTTGCTTTGGCAGCCGTGAAATCGCTTGAAAACAAGCTTACCGATTATAAAACCTACTTTCTTGCTGAGGCCAAACCATATTTATGGAAAGACGTTGGAAAAACTATAGCTGAGGCTGTTTCCAGAAAAACGTATATTTTACCATTGCCTGACATTTTTTTGCGTTTAGTTTCATTTATTAGCGAATTATTTTCTAGGTTTAGCGGTGCGCCGGCAGTTATCAACAAACAAAAATTAGACGAAATGACTCAGTGTTTTTGGGTTGGGGATACATCTGAATTTACAAAAGATTGCGGTATGGGCTTTACAAATCTAAAAATAGGTGCTAAAATTACATATAATTGGTATAAAGATAATCATTGGTTTTGA
- a CDS encoding pyridoxal phosphate-dependent aminotransferase family protein, whose product MHNDVFTKCVKFTSAREVMAAGVYPYFKRVESAQGPEIIVEGKKRVVCCSNNYLGLADHPKVIEASIEATKKYGTSCTGSRFLNGTNDLHEKVERKFARFVGKESAILFTTGHHANLGAISVLVGKNDVVITDKLDHASIIDGCRLSYGEMARYRHNDMQDLERVLIQNKDKGKLIVVDGVFSMEGDIADLPEIVKLARAYGARIMVDEAHAIGVLGETGRGTGEHFGLENEVDVLMATASKSLASIGGFIASREEVVHYIKHMARSLIFTASLPPACVGAIDCSLDIIQDEPERLQQLWENTKKMKSGFEELGFNTGTSASPIIPITVGEDMKAFQMWRMLFDEGVFTSPVVSPAVPEGHAIIRTSYMATHKEKHLDFVLDKFEKVGKQLGIIQGGSKRIKKQAKKPWKFSFTKAEMASATKKWIKNLWTFNNR is encoded by the coding sequence ATGCATAACGATGTTTTTACAAAATGCGTAAAATTTACTAGCGCCCGTGAAGTTATGGCGGCGGGCGTATATCCATATTTTAAAAGAGTTGAATCCGCGCAAGGCCCCGAAATAATAGTAGAAGGAAAAAAAAGAGTTGTATGCTGTTCAAATAATTATTTAGGCCTTGCAGACCATCCTAAAGTTATAGAAGCCAGCATTGAAGCGACAAAAAAGTACGGTACCTCATGCACCGGTTCACGATTTCTAAACGGGACTAACGATTTGCATGAAAAAGTTGAAAGAAAGTTTGCCAGATTTGTTGGCAAAGAATCTGCGATACTTTTCACCACCGGTCATCATGCCAATCTTGGCGCAATTTCCGTTTTAGTAGGTAAAAATGATGTAGTTATTACCGATAAACTTGACCATGCCTCAATTATAGACGGGTGCAGGCTATCTTATGGTGAGATGGCACGCTACCGCCATAATGACATGCAGGACCTTGAAAGAGTGCTTATACAAAACAAGGATAAAGGCAAGCTAATCGTAGTTGACGGGGTTTTTTCAATGGAAGGAGATATAGCAGACCTTCCGGAGATTGTTAAGCTTGCAAGGGCGTACGGGGCGCGAATTATGGTTGACGAAGCTCATGCAATAGGCGTCCTTGGAGAAACCGGGCGCGGAACCGGAGAACATTTTGGCCTGGAAAATGAAGTGGACGTATTAATGGCAACAGCTTCAAAATCTCTTGCTTCTATCGGCGGATTTATTGCAAGCCGCGAGGAAGTAGTCCACTATATCAAACACATGGCAAGATCTTTGATTTTTACTGCCAGCCTGCCTCCGGCTTGCGTAGGAGCAATTGATTGCTCTTTGGATATTATTCAGGATGAACCTGAACGTCTGCAGCAGCTTTGGGAGAATACTAAGAAAATGAAATCCGGTTTTGAAGAGCTAGGCTTTAATACCGGAACATCAGCATCTCCTATAATACCGATTACCGTTGGCGAAGATATGAAAGCTTTCCAGATGTGGCGGATGCTTTTTGACGAAGGAGTATTCACTTCTCCCGTGGTAAGCCCGGCTGTACCGGAAGGCCATGCCATAATTAGAACCAGCTATATGGCCACTCACAAAGAAAAACATCTTGATTTTGTTTTGGATAAATTTGAGAAAGTCGGCAAACAGCTCGGAATAATTCAAGGCGGCTCCAAACGAATCAAAAAACAAGCCAAAAAACCATGGAAATTTTCATTTACTAAGGCAGAGATGGCATCAGCGACAAAAAAATGGATAAAAAATTTGTGGACGTTTAATAACAGATAA